A window of Nitrospirota bacterium contains these coding sequences:
- a CDS encoding ACT domain-containing protein: MAKAAKNVTPKIVKKAAAKPTAKASAVPAFTARPAKEITATFLDSTGLTAKVAAALAAENVNILAGTGYSASGMSRRATFTLIVDDLVKAEKALDKIGADDIQESSVILVEMANKVGALERISEIIADAGINIYYFYSTTSSGKTATCVIRTADDKKTIKVLHAA, from the coding sequence ATGGCTAAAGCAGCTAAGAATGTGACCCCGAAGATTGTGAAGAAAGCCGCAGCAAAACCGACGGCGAAGGCATCCGCAGTTCCGGCATTCACTGCCAGGCCTGCAAAAGAGATCACCGCAACGTTTCTCGACAGCACGGGATTGACCGCAAAAGTGGCAGCAGCGCTTGCAGCAGAGAACGTGAACATACTTGCCGGCACCGGCTATTCGGCCAGCGGCATGAGCCGCAGGGCAACATTTACCCTGATCGTGGACGATCTGGTAAAAGCAGAGAAGGCCCTCGACAAGATCGGAGCTGATGACATACAGGAGTCGTCAGTTATTCTGGTGGAAATGGCAAACAAGGTGGGAGCGCTCGAGAGGATATCAGAGATCATCGCGGATGCCGGTATCAATATCTACTATTTTTATTCCACGACCAGTTCCGGAAAGACCGCAACCTGTGTGATCAGGACCGCAGACGACAAAAAGACGATCAAGGTTCTGCACGCAGCATAG